One Brachyhypopomus gauderio isolate BG-103 chromosome 15, BGAUD_0.2, whole genome shotgun sequence genomic region harbors:
- the eif3s10 gene encoding eukaryotic translation initiation factor 3 subunit A produces MPAYFQRPENALKRANEFLEVGKKQPALDVLYDVIKSKKHRTWQKIHEPIMLKYLELCVDLRKSHLAKEGLYQYKNICQQVNIKSLEDVVRAYLKLAEEKTETAKEESQQMVLDIEDLDNIQTPESVLLSAVSGEDTQDRTDRLLLTPWVKFLWESYRQCLDLLRNNSKVERLYHDIAQQAFRFCLQYTRKAEFRKLCDNLRMHLGQIQRHHNQSTAINLNNPESQSMHLETRLVQLDSAISMELWQEAFKAVEDIHGLFALSKKPPKPQLMANYYNKVSTVFWKSGNALFHASTLHRLYHLSREMRKNLTQEEMQRMSTRVLLATLSIPITPERTDIARLLDMDGIIVEKHRRLATLLGLQAPPTRQSLINDMVRFTLLQYVVPEVKELYSWLEVDFHPLKLCGRVTKVLNWVKEQAEKEADLQQYVPHLQNNTILRLLQQVAQIYQSIEFSRLSSLVPFVDAFQLERSIVDAARHCDLQVRIDHTSGTLSFGSDLNYSTKEDSPVGPFLQNMPSEQIRNQLTAMSSAMSKAIQIIKPTSILQEREEQSLQAIAAYLKNGRKEHQRILARRQTIEERKERLESLNIQREKEELEQREAELQKVRKAEEERLRQEAKEREKERIMQEHEQIKKKTVRERLEQIKKTELGAKAFKDIDIEDLEELDPDFIMAKQVEQLEKEKKELQERLKNQEKKIDYFERAKRLEEIPLIKTAYEEQRLKDMELWELQEEERINNMKVERERALEHKNRMCRMVEDKENFVSKITAARSFIYEEKLKQFQERLVEERKKRLEERKKQRKEERRNAFYRQREEEAQRIREEQLKKEREERERIEQEQREEEEREYQERLRKLEEQERKQRARQQEIEERERRKEEERKAPEEKHKPDWGGEKEEGGWRRRADAGESEWRRPPAENRDWRQEGRDEQEREERDPNFRRGGDGPRRGGSDDRGPRRGYDEDRGPRRGGDEERTPRRGLDEERTPRRGLDEERTPRRGLDEERGPRRGLDEERGPRRGLDEERGPRRGLDEERGPRRGLDEERGPRRGLDEERGSRRGLDEPRGPRRGADEDWGPRRGGDEERGGRRGMDDSGPRHGDDAKPWKPLGRPGGWREREKAREESWGPPRDSAGCDDDGDDEGERRDRRPPREEGGWRRGGAEEPSSWRDSRREDFDRDRRDVRDRREDRDRDHRGTQREHDDGGSWRRGGEERRDEREAVPRARDGDKNSWRTDKDRDNPRRTKNETDDDGWTTVRR; encoded by the exons ATGCCGGCATACTTTCAAAGACCCGAAAATGCTCTTAAACGAGCGAACG AGTTCCTGGAGGTCGGTAAGAAGCAGCCTGCTCTGGACGTGCTGTATGATGTCATCAAGAGCAAAAAGCACCGAACATGGCAGAAGATCCACGAGCCCATCATGCTCAAGTATCTGGAGCTGTGCGTGGACCTCCGGAAGAGCCACCTGGCCAAGGAAGGACTCTACCAGTACAAAAACATTTGTCAGCAG GTGAACATCAAGTCATTGGAGGATGTGGTTCGTGCCTACCTGAAACTGGCTGAGGAAAAGACTGAGACGGCCAAGGAGGAGTCTCAGCAGATGGTGCTAGACATTGAGGACCTGGATAACATCCAGACCCCAGAGAG TGTTCTCCTGAGTGCGGTGAGCGGAGAGGACACGCAGGACCGTACGGACCGCCTGCTCCTCACGCCCTGGGTCAAATTCCTGTGGGAGTCGTACCGCCAGTGTCTGGATCTGCTGAGGAACAACTCCAAGGTGGAACGGCTGTACCATGACATTGCCCAGCAAG CGTTCAGGTTCTGCTTGCAGTACACCCGCAAGGCGGAGTTTCGCAAGCTGTGTGATAACCTGCGCATGCACCTGGGCCAGATCCAGCGGCACCATAACCAGAGCACAGCCATCAACCTGAACAACCCGGAGAGCCAGTCCATGCACCTGgagacgcgcctggtgcagctcGATAGTGCCATCAGCATGGAGCTGTGGCAG GAGGCGTTCAAGGCTGTGGAGGACATACACGGGCTGTTCGCCCTCTCCAAGAAGCCCCCCAAACCGCAGCTCATGGCCAACTACTACAACAAGGTGTCCACGGTGTTCTGGAAGTCGGGGAACGCCCTGTTCCACGCCTCCACTCTCCACCGCCTCTACCATCTCTCCAGAGAAATGAGGAAGAACCTCACCCAGGAGGAGATGCAGAG GATGTCTACCAGAGTTCTCCTGGCCACCTTGTCCATTCCCATCACCCCCGAGCGCACGGACATTGCCCGTCTACTGGACATGGACGGCATCATTGTGGAGAAGCACCGCAGGCTGGCCACACTGCTGGGCCtgcaggccccgcccactcgcCAGAGCCTCATCAACGACATG gtgaggtTCACCCTCCTGCAGTACGTGGTGCCTGAGGTGAAGGAGCTGTACAGCTGGCTCGAGGTGGACTTCCACCCACTCAAGCTCTGTGGTCGAGTCACCAAG GTGCTGAACTGGGTGAAGGAGCAGGCGGAGAAGGAGGCGGATCTGCAGCAGTACGTCCCCCACCtgcagaacaacaccatcctcAGACTCCTGCAGCAG GTGGCTCAGATCTACCAGAGCATCGAGTTTAGTCGCCTCTCGTCACTCGTTCCGTTCGTCGACGCCTTCCAGCTGGAGCGTTCCATTGTTGACGCTGCACGCCACTGTGACCTGCAG GTGCGCATTGACCATACATCTGGCACGCTCAGCTTTGGTTCAGACCTGAACTACTCGACCAAAGAGGACTCCCCTGTAGGGCCGTTCCTGCAGAACATGCCCTCTGAGCAGATACGCAACCAGCTCACAGCCATGTCCTCCGCCATGTCCAAGGCCATCCAGATCATCAAACCCACCTCCATTTTG CAAGAGCGTGAGGAGCAGAGCCTGCAGGCCATCGCCGCCTACCTGAAGAACGGCCGCAAAGAGCACCAGCGCATCCTGGCCCGCCGGCAGACCATCGAAGAACGCAAGGAGCGTCTGGAGAGTCTCAACATCCAGCGGGAGAAGGaggagctagagcagagggagGCGGAGCTTCAGAAGGTGCGCAAGGCGGAAGAGGAGCGCCTCCGCCAGGAGGCCAAGGAGCGGGAGAAGGAACGCATCATGCAGGAGCACGAGCAGATCAAGAAGAAGACGGTGCGTGAGCGGCTTGAGCAGATCAAGAAGACAGAACTGGGTGCCAAGGCCTTCAAGGACATCGACATTGAG gatctgGAGGAACTGGATCCTGACTTCATCATGGCTAAGCAGGTGGAGCAGCTagagaaggagaagaaagagCTGCAGGAGCGCTTGAAGAACCAGGAGAAGAAG ATCGACTACTTTGAGCGGGCCAAGCGTCTGGAGGAGATCCCCCTGATAAAGACGGCCTATGAGGAGCAGCGTCTGAAGGACATGGAGCTGTGGGAGcttcaggaggaggagagg ATCAACAACATGAAGGTGGAGCGTGAGAGAGCCCTGGAGCACAAGAATAGGATGTGCAGGATGGTGGAGGACAAAGAGAACTTTGTGTCCAAAATAACTGCAGCTCGAAGCTTCATCTATGAG GAAAAACTGAAGCAGTTCCAAGAGCgcttggtggaggagaggaagaagcgTCTGGAGGAGCGTAAGaaacagcgaaaagaggagcgTAGAAATGCCTTCTACcgccagagagaggaggaggcccAGAGGATCCGCGAGGAGCAGCTGAAGAAAG agcgTGAGGAGCGTGAGCGTATTGAACAGGAGCAGcgtgaggaggaggagcgggAATACCAGGAGCGCCTCCGCAAACTAGAGGAGCAGGAGAGGAAACAGCGGGCCAGACAGCAGGAGATTGAGGAGAGGGAACGccggaaagaggaagagaggaaggcCCCCGAGGAGAAGcataaa CCGGACTGGGGTGGTGAGAAGGAGGAGGGTGGCTGGAGGAGACGCGCTGATGCCGGCGAGTCAGAATGGAGACGCCCTCCTGCAGAGAA TAGGGACTGGCGTCAGGAAGGCCGGGATGAACAGGAGCGTGAGGAGCGTGACCCTAACTTCAGAAGGGGAGGTGATGGTCCTCGCCGTGGAGGCTCTGACGACCGGGGACCTCGCCGTGGCTATGATGAAGACCGGGGTCCGCGCCGTGGAGGTGATGAAGAACGCACCCCGAGGCGAGGTTTGGATGAAGAACGCACCCCGAGGCGAGGTTTGGATGAAGAACGCACCCCGAGGCGGGGTCTGGATGAAGAACGCGGCCCGAGGCGGGGTCTGGATGAAGAACGCGGCCCGAGGCGGGGTCTGGATGAAGAACGCGGCCCGAGGCGGGGTCTGGATGAAGAACGCGGCCCGAGGCGGGGTCTGGATGAAGAACGCGGCCCGAGGCGGGGTCTGGATGAAGAACGCGGCTCGAGGCGGGGTCTGGATGAACCAAGAGGCCCTCGACGTGGAGCTGATGAGGACTGGGGTCCCAGAAGAGGAGGCGATGAAGAGAGGGGGGGTAGGAGGGGCATGGATGACTCTGGCCCACGCCATGGCGATGACGCCAAGCCTTGGAAACCTTTGGGCAGACCAG GTggatggagagaaagggagaaggcCCGGGAGGAGAGCTGGGGTCCTCCCCGTGACTCTGCTGGCTGTGATGATGACGGTGACGATGAGGGAGAGCGTAGAGATCGTCGGCCTCCTAG ggaggagggagggtggaggagaggtggtgcTGAAGAGCCCTCCAGCTGGCGTGACTCTCGCCGTGAGGACTTTGACCGCGACCGCCGTGATGTGAGGGATCGCCGAGAGGATCGTGACCGTGATCACCGTGGCACTCAAAGGGAACATGACGATG GGGGTTCATGGCGACGCGGGGGGGAGGAGCGCAGAGATGAGCGAGAAGCTGTCCCTCGAGCCCGCGATGGGGACAAGAACTCCTGGCGCACCGACAAGGACAGAGACAACCCACGCCGCACCAAGAATGAGACGGATGATGACGGCTGGACTACGGTCCGCCGCTAG
- the LOC143476955 gene encoding calcium/manganese antiporter SLC30A10-like, translated as MGRYTGKSCRLTFMLVTVVVFFSAEIIAGYVGNSIALVSDSFNMLADIISLSVGLTATRLRRRNASKRYTYGLARVEVVGAMANAVFLTALCFSISVQALERLIKPEPIEEPMLVLVVGSVGLGINIVGLLMFQDWRRLCRRCRGDAHTEPEAKSRKQILCKDELGLEVDHSEDESQPLNIKGVLLHLLNDALGSFVVVVAATIFQIWPVAPDGQCGWQCYVDPSLTLLMVAIILSSAAPLIKETTTILLHITPSTLPFAQILENVCELPGVLGVHDAHVWLLTKGRTVATLHVRVAEDLHHSLAELEGLHMHVRQVFHKAGIHSLTVQLEFGDGGVKTSHCSAPCLSPTCMKISCCPAGVPALVPVYRPGVNAHVYDMKSVLKEQAMQSVIPQPQTTRL; from the exons ATGGGCCGCTACACTGGGAAAAGCTGCCGCTTGACTTTCATGCTGGTGACCGTGGTGGTGTTTTTTTCTGCTGAAATAATTGCGGGTTATGTGGGGAACTCAATCGCGCTCGTCTCGGACTCATTCAATATGTTGGCGGATATCATATCGCTCTCCGTTGGCCTCACAGCCACGCGTCTTAGGCGCCGAAACGCCTCAAAACGCTACACGTACGGACTGGCCCGGGTCGAGGTCGTTGGTGCGATGGCCAATGCTGTGTTCTTGACTGCTCTATGTTTCTCCATCTCCGTCCAGGCGCTGGAGCGCCTCATCAAGCCAGAACCCATTGAAGAGCCGATGTTGGTGTTGGTCGTGGGCTCGGTGGGTCTGGGCATTAATATAGTAGGACTGCTCATGTTCCAGGACTGGCGCCGGTTATGTAGACGCTGCAGGGGCGACGCGCACACAGAGCCAGAGGCC AAATCAAGAAAACAAATATTGTGCAAAGACGAGCTTGGTCTTG AAGTGGACCACAGTGAGGATGAAAGTCAACCCCTGAATATTAAAG GAGTGCTGCTCCACCTGCTGAATGATGCTCTGGGCTcctttgtggtggtggtggcggcCACTATATTCCAGATCTGGCCCGTGGCCCCTGACGGCCAGTGCGGCTGGCAGTGCTACGTTGACCCAAGCCTGACGCTGCTCATGGTGGCCATCATCCTGTCATCAGCTGCTCCTCTGATCAAAGAGACGACCACCATCCTGCTGCACATCACACCCTCCACGTTGCCCTTCGCCCAGATTT tggagaatgtgtgtgagcTGCCAGGGGTTCTCGGCGTCCACGATGCTCACGTGTGGCTGCTCACGAAGGGGAGGACTGTGGCCACGCTGCACGTCCGAGTGGCTGAggacctccatcactccctggcTGAGCTGGAGGGCCTCCACATGCATGTCCGGCAGGTGTTTCACAAGGCAGGGATTCACAGTCTTACTGTTCAGCTGGAGTTTGGCGATGGAGGCGTGAAGACCAGCCACTGcagcgccccctgtctgtcacccACCTGCATGAAAATCTCCTGCTGCCCAGCTGGTGTCCCAGCCCTTGTTCCTGTGTACCGCCCAGGAGTGAACGCACACGTCTACGACATGAAGAGTGTGCTTAAAGAACAAGCCATGCAGTCCGTCATCCCACAGCCACAGACCACACGCTTATAA